Proteins from a single region of Clupea harengus chromosome 5, Ch_v2.0.2, whole genome shotgun sequence:
- the ip6k1 gene encoding inositol hexakisphosphate kinase 1, with translation MCVPHSMEAGKHSGGHGQGQTPQQQQQQQQQQQQQQQTQTQQQVVAARLRPGGVPLEPFVHQVGGHTSMMRYDDHTVCKPLISREQRFYESLPPEMKEFTPEYKGVVLVCFEGDRDGYINLVAYPYVESEGLEQQQEEQVDRERERDQPRRKHSRRSLHRSSSDSHKEDRPAHESDSSDNLQELKSPRLELHMHSEVPFQMLDGNSGLSSEKISHNPWSLRCHKQQLSRMRSESKDSKLYKFLLLENVVHHFSYPCILDLKMGTRQHGDDASEEKAARQMKKCEQSTSATLGVRVCGMQVYQMDTGHYLCLNKYYGRGLSIEGFTDALRQFMHNGAQLRRDLFDPILSKLRSLKAVLERQASYRFYSSSLLIIYEGKGPEAEVWTKAELMANDKDIGQGLLLPHNPQGPPQQPLAAAAPGAHPAVDLLLPPPQEPPVPLPVPPLLHPLSGESQAHPQPPSVDVRMIDFAHSTFKGFRDDQTVHDGPDRGYVFGLESLIKVLEAIREENK, from the exons ATGTGCGTCCCGCACAGCATGGAGGCGGGAAAGCACAGTGGTGGCCACGGCCAAGGTCAGacaccgcagcagcagcagcagcagcagcagcagcagcagcagcagcagcagacccagacacagCAGCAGGTTGTGGCCGCGAGGCTGCGCCCTGGAGGTGTGCCTCTGGAGCCCTTTGTGCACCAGGTGGGCGGACACACCAGCATGATGCGCTATGACGACCACACCGTCTGCAAGCCCCTCATCTCCCGTGAGCAGCGCTTCTATGAGTCTCTGCCCCCTGAGATGAAGGAGTTCACTCCTGAGTACAAAG gtgtggtgttggtgtgtttcgAGGGAGACCGAGATGGCTACATTAACCTGGTGGCGTACCCATACGTGGAGAGCGAGgggctggagcagcagcaggaggagcaggtggaCCGGGAGCGCGAGCGAGACCAACCCCGCCGTAAGCACTCCCGCCGCAGCCTGCACCGCTCCAGCAGCGACAGCCACAAGGAGGACAGGCCGGCCCACGAGAGCGACAGCAGCGACAA TTTGCAGGAGTTGAAGAGCCCCCGACTAGAACTGCACATGCACTCCGAGGTGCCATTCCAGATGCTGGATGGGAACAGCGGCCTTAGTTCAGAGAAGATTAGCCACAACCCGTGGAGCCTGCGCTGCCACAAGCAACAGCTGAGCCGCATGCGCTCCGAATCCAAAGATAGCAAGCTCTACA AATTCCTGTTGTTGGAGAATGTGGTGCATCACTTCAGCTATCCTTGCATCCTGGACCTGAAGATGGGCACGCGTCAGCACGGGGACGACGCGTCCGAGGAGAAGGCCGCACGCCAGATGAAGAAGTGTGAGCAGAGCACCTCTGCAACGCTCGGGGTGCGCGTCTGTGGCATGCAG GTGTACCAGATGGACACGGGCCATTATCTGTGCCTAAACAAGTACTATGGCCGCGGCCTGTCCATCGAGGGCTTCACGGATGCTCTCCGCCAGTTCATGCACAACGGCGCCCAGTTGAGGCGGGACCTGTTCGATCCCATCCTCAGCAAGCTGCGCAGTCTGAAAGCCGTGCTGGAGCGGCAGGCGTCGTACCGCTTCTACTCCAGCTCACTGCTCATCATCTACGAGGGCAAGGGGCCGGAGGCGGAGGTCTGGACCAAAGCAGAACTCATGGCCAATGACAAGGATATAGGTCAAGGCCTGTTGCTTCCCCACAACCCACAGGGACCCCCTCAACAACCCTTGGCGGCGGCGGCTCCCGGTGCCCACCCAGCTGTagacctcctcctcccacctccaCAGGAGCCCCCCGTCCccctccccgtcccccccctCCTTCACCCCCTCTCAGGGGAGAGCCAAGCCCATCCGCAGCCTCCCAGTGTGGACGTCCGCATGATAGATTTTGCCCACAGCACCTTTAAAGGCTTCCGAGATGATCAGACAGTGCATGACGGGCCTGATCGGGGCTATGTGTTTGGACTAGAAAGCCTCATCAAGGTCCTGGAGGCCATCAGGGAAGAGAACAAGTAA
- the gmppb gene encoding mannose-1-phosphate guanyltransferase beta, which yields MKALILVGGYGTRLRPLTLSAPKPLVEFCNKPILLHQVEALVKAGVSHVILAVSYMSELLEREMRAQEERLGIQISLSHEKEPLGTAGPLALARELLSDSEEPFFVLNSDVICDFPFEDMLKFHKHHGKEGTIVVTKVEEPSKYGVVIYEAETGSIHRFVEKPQVFVSNKINAGMYIFTPSMLQRIQLRPTSIEKEIFPVMAEQGHLYAMELQGFWMDIGQPKDFLTGMCMYLQSVRQQAPERLRTGPGFHGNVLVDPTAVIGENCSIGPNVTLGAGVVVEDGVRIKRCTVLKGARVRSHSWLESCIVGWCSSVGQWVRMENVTVLGEDVIVNDELYLNGANVLPHKSITESVPEPRIIM from the exons ATGAAGGCTCTGATTCTGGTCGGTGGTTATGGTACACGATTACGACCTCTAACCTTAAGTGCGCCCAAACCTTTGGTGGAATTTTGCAACAAGCCTATTCTCCTGCATCAGGTGGAAGCACTTGTGAAG GCTGGAGTTAGCCATGTCATTCTTGCTGTCAGCTACATGTCTGAgttgctggagagagagatgagagcgcAAGAAGAGAGG CTTGGTATTCAGATTTCTCTATCACATGAGAAGGAGCCTCTGGGAACAG CTGGGCCTCTGGCCTTGGCAAGAGAGCTGCTTTCAGACAGCGAGGAGCCTTTCTTCGTACTCAATAGTGACGTTATTTGTGACTTCCCGTTTGAGGACATGTTGAAGTTCCACAAGCATCACGGCAAAGAGGGCACCATTGTG gtgacTAAGGTGGAAGAACCATCAAAATATGGAGTTGTAATATATGAAGCAGAGACGGGAAGCATTCACCGGTTTGTGGAGAAGCCACAGGTTTTTGTTTCAAACAAGATCAATGCTGGGATGTACATTTTCACCCCCTCTATGCTTCAGAGGATCCAG TTAAGGCCGACTTCAATAGAGAAGGAAATCTTTCCTGTGATGGCAGAGCAGGGACATCTATACGCCATGGAACTCCAGG gcttctGGATGGACATCGGCCAGCCCAAGGACTTCTTGACgggcatgtgtatgtatctgcagTCCGTTAGGCAGCAGGCCCCAGAGAGACTGCGCACTGGACCTGGATTCCATGGCAACGTTCTTGTG gATCCAACGGCAGTGATTGGGGAGAACTGCAGTATCGGACCCAATGTGACTCTGGGGGCCGGTGTGGTGGTTGAGGACGGCGTGCGCATTAAGCGCTGCACGGTGCTGAAGGGGGCCCGCGTGCGCTCCCACTCCTGGCTGGAGTCCTGCATCGTGGGCTGGTGCTCCTCTGTGGGCCAGTGG GTACGGATGGAGAACGTGACTGTGCTGGGTGAGGATGTGATCGTGAATGACGAGCTGTACCTCAACGGGGCCAACGTACTGCCTCACAAATCCATCACGGAGTCTGTTCCAGAACCACGGATCATTATGTAG